Proteins from a genomic interval of Rosa chinensis cultivar Old Blush chromosome 2, RchiOBHm-V2, whole genome shotgun sequence:
- the LOC112183609 gene encoding uncharacterized protein LOC112183609, with protein sequence MFLALAAKTAVMAPKTRATRKKRFLEGDCSAANLYCAESHDKSLSTQGDMREMSNDQTFVAAIAESPFSHEDRTVVQPTTKRKRVLKNVDGLGHGDKQVRNNQQNVNLAANQGVTGNQDLFAAINSDNDTASAMVEGSSTFGQALYQRSKQAHVFGQKKQTNNCLKRHISSIPIVAKMDKLNFNNPIQHQVFFRKF encoded by the exons ATGTTTTTAGCTTTGGCCGCCAAAACTGCAG TTATGGCTCCGAAGACCCGGGCGACAAGGAAAAAAAGGTTCTTAGAAGGAGATTGCAGTGCTGCTAATTTATACTGTGCTGAAAGTCATGATAAAAGTTTATCAACTCAGGGAGATATGCGAGAAATGAGCAATGATCAAACTTTCGTTGCCGCTATAGCTGAAAGCCCTTTTTCTCATGAAGACAGAACAG TGGTGCAgccaacaacaaaaagaaaacggGTTTTGAAAAATGTAGACGGATTGGGACATGGCGACAAACAAGTTAGAAATAATCAACAAAATGTTAATCTAGCTGCAAACCAAGGTGTTACTGGAAATCAGGATTTGTTTGCTGCTATAAATTCAGACAATGACACTGCAAGTGCAATGG TCGAGGGCTCATCTACTTTCGGTCAGGCGTTGTATCAAAGAAGCAAACAAg CGCATGTTTTTGGTCAGAAGAAGCAAACAAACAACTGTCTAAAAAGGCACATCTCATCTATACCAATTGTTGCAAAAATGGACAAGTTAAACTTCAACAATCCAATCCAGCACCAAGTTTTCTTCAGAAAATTTTAG
- the LOC112183610 gene encoding auxin-binding protein ABP19a, with translation MVVGAEERKLSLVFRRGEVVGGMIFDRIQSRDVGTRYRKQPTTRGQEAGSNGSKQPDGGVCDDGGRRHHLSSPCASVDVCAASWDFCVADYAAPQSPAGYSCKNPANVTVDDFVYTGLEVAGNTSNIIKAGLKPPFVSQFPGLNGLGLSLARADLAVGGVIPLHTHQRATEIILIVEGTVVTGFIDSNNKLYLKTLKKGDIMVLPSGLFHFQVNGGDTPVLEFAAFSSANPGVQILENSLFQNDLPTELIHRLHSSKLLRLRNLRVFLVVLIDTRDYYMSFYESLVELFCSYCLSCTEGTCSCISFNKCLYTRKLD, from the exons ATGGTTGTCGGCGCTGAGGAGAGGAAGCTATCGCTAGTGTTCCGTCGCGGAGAGGTGGTTGGAGGAATGATTTTCGATCGGATTCAATCACGGGACGTTGG AACCAGATATAGAAAGCAACCAACAACAAGAGGACAAGAAGCAGGAAGTAACGGCAGTAAGCAGCCTGACGGCGGGGTTTGCGACGACGGCGGCCGCCGTCATCACCTCTCTTCTCCTTGCGCCTCCGTGGACGTCTGTGCTGCTTCATGG GACTTCTGTGTTGCGGACTACGCAGCCCCTCAAAGCCCTGCAGGCTACTCTTGCAAAAACCCTGCAAATGTTACGGTAGATGATTTCGTATACACTGGTCTTGAAGTTGCCGGCAATACCTCAAATATTATTAAAGCTGGACTCAAGCCACCATTTGTTTCTCAGTTTCCTGGTCTGAATGGACTTGGCCTTTCACTGGCTCGGGCAGACTTGGCTGTTGGTGGAGTCATCCCACTTCACACACACCAGAGAGCTACAGAAATCATACTTATTGTCGAAGGAACAGTAGTTACCGGGTTCATTGACTCAAATAACAAACTTTATTTAAAAACTCTGAAGAAGGGTGACATTATGGTTTTGCCTTCAGGGTTGTTTCACTTCCAAGTGAATGGAGGTGATACTCCAGTACTTGAATTTGCTGCCTTCAGTAGTGCAAACCCTGGTGTGCAGATTCTGGAGAATTCACTGTTTCAAAACGATTTACCTACAGAATTGATACACAGACTACATTCCTCGAAGCTGCTTAGATTAAGAAATTTGAGGGTTTTCTTGGTGGTACTAATTGATACACGGGATTATTACATGTCTTTCTATGAATCCCTTGTGGAACTTTTCTGTTCTTACTGCTTGAGTTGTACTGAAGGCACATGTAGTTGCATCTCATTTAATAAATGCCTTTACACAAGAAAGTTAGATTAA